In Halictus rubicundus isolate RS-2024b chromosome 5, iyHalRubi1_principal, whole genome shotgun sequence, one genomic interval encodes:
- the LOC143354332 gene encoding synaptic vesicle glycoprotein 2B — protein MGLDFLADGGADFEHAITVTGFGKFHYMLLAVCGLIYMDTAIGVTILSFVLPAAQCDLEMDSTSKGWLTASPMLGMVIGSYIWGCLADTKGRKIVLIATLLMDGIVGIISSFVQYFWVFLAFRFLNGFAVTGAMGICFPYLGEFQPTKYRERCLCWMEMFWTVGVIVLPLIAWLIIPMDFMYVSDAFYFKSWNLFVALCALPSLMLGLWLFAFPESPKFLLECGETEAALEVFKWIYSQNTGESPDSYPVKCLQEKNKDKSTRSLKLHKRKDLKVLLKEVRDLTTALCKSPYLRNTLLACGIQFGLTSSYYTLMVWFPELFTRFEQFEHQNPGETTSVCIVSALSDNATNVDPFGCDTVITPSVYLHTVYIGLACIPGSIILPLFVHKLGAKFFLIMSLLVSGAVTVGFYFVVDSTQNLVLSCVFEALTSLGISLVYCIIVDMFPTNLRVMAAALSLTMGRLGALVGNLVFGYLIDLACVVPIILFAAFLFICGFMSLLLPKTGKETLE, from the exons ATGG GTCTCGACTTCTTGGCAGACGGAGGTGCCGATTTCGAGCATGCAATCACCGTAACAG gatTCGGCAAGTTCCATTATATGCTGCTAGCGGTATGCGGCTTGATCTACATGGACACTGCGATCGGGGTGACTATACTATCGTTCGTGTTGCCAGCTGCTCAGTGCGACCTGGAAATGGACTCCACGTCCAAAGGGTGGttgacggcgtcccccatgttaG GAATGGTGATTGGATCGTACATATGGGGATGCCTGGCTGACACAAAGGGCCGGAAAATCGTGCTAATCGCTACGTTGCTGATGGACGGTATCGTCGGCATCATCTCCTCGTTCGTCCAATACTTTTGGGTGTTCCTGGCGTTCCGTTTCCTCAACGGGTTCGC CGTTACGGGAGCTATGGGAATTTGTTTTCCGTATTTAGGGGAGTTCCAGCCGACAAAGTATCGCGAAAGATGTCTTTGTTGGATGGAAATGTTTTGGACCGTCGGAGTTATAGTATTACCAC TGATCGCGTGGCTGATCATACCAATGGACTTCATGTACGTCTCGGACGCGTTCTACTTTAAGTCGTGGAATCTCTTCGTAGCGCTGTGCGCGTTACCTTCGCTGATGCTGGGCCTCTGGTTGTTTGCGTTCCCGGAGAGCCCAAAGTTCCTCCTCGAGTGTGGGGAAACGGAGGCTGCCCTCGAGGTCTTCAAATGGATATACTCGCAGAACACCGGCGAGAGTCCCGACAGTTATCCG GTGAAGTGTCTACAAGAGAAAAACAAAGATAAGAGCACGAGGTCGCTGAAATTGCACAAGAGGAAGGACCTGAAGGTCCTGCTGAAGGAAGTCAGAGACCTCACGACTGCTCTGTGCAAGTCTCCTTACCTCCGCAACACGCTGCTTGCTTGCGGCATTCAGTTCGGCTTGACCAGCAGCTATTACACTCTCATGGTCTGGTTTCCCGAGTTGTTCACCAG ATTCGAGCAATTCGAACACCAAAATCCTGGCGAGACCACCTCGGTGTGCATAGTGTCGGCTTTATCGGACAACGCGACCAACGTTGATCCTTTTGGATGCGACACCGTGATCACGCCCTCGGTCTACCTGCACACAGTATACATCGGACTCGCCTGCATTCCAGGATCAATTATCCTTCCCCTTTTCGTGCACAAGCTCGGTGCCAAATTTTTCCTCA TTATGTCCTTGCTGGTTTCGGGGGCAGTCACGGTGGGCTTCTACTTCGTGGTGGACTCAACGCAAAACTTGGTATTGTCCTGCGTATTCGAGGCCCTGACGTCTCTCGGTATCTCGTTGGTGTATTGCATAATCGTCGATATGTTCCCGACGAATCTCAG AGTAATGGCCGCGGCGTTGTCTTTAACAATGGGTCGATTAGGCGCCTTGGTGGGCAACTTGGTATTCGGCTACCTGATCGACTTGGCCTGCGTGGTTCCTATAATTTTATTCGCGGCATTTTTATTCA TATGCGGGTTCATGTCGTTGCTATTGCCGAAAACTGGCAAAGAGACGCTCGAGTAA
- the Yod1 gene encoding yod1 deubiquitinase, with protein MAGFVLRVKTKSGQKVVIGLVPEDKVSELKSKLAEITGIPIGALHVLSGFPPKPINLNDETVTIANSGIVSGDTLIVEEKPVQFNGERSTGEIGRSHIVNDENFVDTPGVLMKKDVPADNSCLFTSVGYVLNGKVDPSCASFMREIIANAVAADPEEYCEAFLGRPNHEYCKWILKSDSWGGAIELSILSKFYGLEIAVIDSINAIINRFGEDQHYAQRVFLIFDGIHYDPLYLEPLDGGSIQTIFPTEDTRILLEAAELAREAKSSRQFTDVQKFTLMCNDCKVKLNGQIAAQQHAKETGHMNFGEVAA; from the exons ATGGCTGGATTCGTGTTGAGGGTTAAAACGAAATCAGGTCAGAAGGTTGTGATTGGATTGGTGCCCGAGGACAAAGTATCCGAATTGAAATCGAAGCTAGCCGAGATCACGGGCATACCAATCGGTGCGCTCCACGTTCTCAGCGGGTTTCCGCCGAAGCCGATTAATTTGAACGACGAGACGGTGACGATCGCGAACAGCGGCATTGTTTCGGGAGATACCTTGATCGTCGAGGAGAAACCGGTTCAATTCAACGGGGAACGTAGCACTGGCGAGATCGGTCGGTCCCACATCGTCAACGACGAGAATTTCGTCGATACGCCCGGTGTTTTAATGAAGAAAGACGTGCCTGCCGATAACTCTTGCTTGTTTACCAGCGTTGGCTATGTTCTCAATG GTAAAGTCGATCCTAGTTGCGCTAGCTTTATGAGGGAGATCATAGCGAACGCTGTGGCAGCAGACCCAGAGGAATATTGTGAAGCCTTCCTGGGAAGACCAAATCACGAATATTGCAAATGGATTTTGAAATCTGACTCTTGGGGAGGAGCTATAGAGCTATCAATACTGTCGAAATTCTATGGCCTGGAAATAGCAGTAATCGATAGTATTAATGCTATCATCAACCGGTTCGGAGAGGATCAACACTACGCTCAAAGAgtgtttttaatatttgatGGAATCCATTATGATCCTTTGTATTTGGAACCTCTTGAT GGTGGTAGTATACAAACGATTTTTCCCACGGAAGATACAAGGATACTATTAGAGGCTGCGGAACTAGCAAGAGAAGCGAAATCTAGTCGTCAATTCACAGATGTTCAAAAGTTCACCTTAATGTGCAACGATTGCAAAGTTAAATTAAACGGACAAATAGCCGCTCAGCAACACGCAAAAGAAACTGGACACATGAATTTCGGCGAAGTAGCGGCATAG